From the genome of Brevinematales bacterium, one region includes:
- the hisE gene encoding phosphoribosyl-ATP diphosphatase: protein MSVNSIPQWDALIKNYSEAVPAVVQDSMSKAVLGLVRMNREAYNKTLETGGLNHTTDAGTAVFSSDGMQFAVKNIAGNDAKDALLITVDTGSHDVLHTQFGDTTMDKSSILNAVYDVIRERKTHAPENSYVAKKLSEGIDRILKKIGEEAGEVIIAAKNGDPEEIGWEMADLIFHMWLVLGFYDLSPEIVYDKLIERRK from the coding sequence TTGTCCGTCAACTCAATTCCACAATGGGATGCACTGATAAAAAACTATTCCGAAGCGGTTCCCGCCGTAGTGCAGGATTCCATGTCGAAGGCCGTTTTAGGCCTTGTCAGGATGAATCGCGAGGCATATAATAAAACCCTCGAAACCGGCGGGTTAAACCACACCACGGACGCCGGAACGGCTGTTTTTAGCAGTGACGGCATGCAATTCGCGGTGAAAAATATCGCCGGAAACGATGCGAAGGATGCCCTGCTGATTACCGTGGACACCGGATCCCATGATGTTCTGCATACTCAATTCGGCGATACTACGATGGATAAGTCCTCCATACTGAACGCGGTTTACGATGTGATCCGCGAACGGAAGACGCACGCACCGGAGAATTCCTATGTGGCGAAGAAACTTTCCGAGGGCATCGACCGTATCCTGAAGAAGATCGGCGAGGAAGCGGGCGAGGTGATTATCGCCGCGAAAAACGGCGACCCGGAGGAGATCGGGTGGGAAATGGCCGACCTGATTTTCCATATGTGGCTGGTGCTGGGTTTTTACGATTTATCACCCGAAATTGTCTACGATAAGTTGAT